In the genome of Anaerolineaceae bacterium oral taxon 439, the window AGGACTATTTCAAGAGTATAACGGGAGGAGAGGGAATTGCTTAACCTGATTCAGACGGAGTTCCTCCGGCTGCGGCGCAGGCGTACGGTTTTCTGGATGCTCCTGGCCGCCTGGCTGATGCCGCTTGTCGGCGTTTTCTATTTCGGCGACGATTGCCGGTTGGGACTGGATCCGATCCGGTTCTTTAAATGGGCGTCGTTCAGCTATACGGCGTGGATCGTTTTACCCATCGTGCTTGGAATCTTTGCCAGTATGCTCATGGTCGACGAAAATCGCCTCGGGATCCTTTATCAATTCTGGATCGTCCCGGTTCATCGGTCCAGCTTCTTTCTCAGTAAGTTTCTGATGGTCATGATCTACGCGCTTTGCTTCATGCTCGTTTCCGCGTCCGCGTCGTTAATTTCAGGGCTGCTTTCCGGCTGCGTTACGCCGGATCGGGACGCTGTCGTCTTCCTTTTTCGAAAGTGTCTTGAGATCGGATCCCTGACGGCCTTTACGACGGCGCCGGTCCTCGCCGCGGCTGGGACGCAGCGCGGTTACCTTCTGCCGGTCTGCCTGACAATCGTTTATACGTTTTTCGGGTTTATCCTGCTGGGAGTCAATCCGTTTCTTCATCCGATATCGAGCGCGATGGAAATCGTTTTTCGCGACGTTCCCGGCGTAGTTTTATCCCGCCCGTCGAATCTTCCCGACGCGTTCTTTTGTATCGGAATCTGGTGCGCCGGGTCGGCGGCTGCGGCGCGAATACGGGTGAAAGGGTCATGGATATGAATCGGGTGAAAACGCTGCTTTGGGCGGAATGGCGAAAACTGCGCCGTTCGAAAATCATATGGATCAGCGTCTTCGCGGTTGCGCTCGCCTCGGCGACCGTGATCGCGCAGGGGCAATTCGTTCATTATGGTGAAACTTTCGCGAGCCGTCCGGGCTGGCTGCTGACCACGGCGCAGTCGTTGGCGACGTTTTATGTTTTGCCGGCGATCGTTGCGCTCGTGGGGAGCTATCTGATCTGCCGCGAGGATCATGACGGAACGATCGTTTCGCTTCGACTTGTACCGGTCGATGAAAAAAGACTGTCTGCGGTGAAAATGGTTGTTGCGTTGATCTTCAGCCTGATCCTTTACCTGCTGCTGTTCCTGTTCATGCTGGCGGCGGAAGCCATTCTTCACGTTCAGGATTTAACGGCGGCGACAGTGATTTCTTTTCTGAAAATGTACCTGATTGATGGGGCGGGGGTATTTTTCGCGATCTCCCCGATCATCGTTACCGTCGCGCGCGACCGGAAGAAATACTGGCTGGCGCTGCTGGTCGCCGAAGTATATTCTTTCGTCGCGGTCTTCGCCGGGTTGGCGGGGCTGAACGACGTGGTTCCGATTACGGCGGTCCTTAATCTTTCCGGAGCGTTCGGCGAATCCGGCACGGTCAGCCTGATCCGGAGCGGTCTCGTTTTGCTCTGCTGCGGCGGTTTGGCGCTGTACATGTTGATGCGGATCGATTCCTGCGGCCGACGGGCAAAATAGAGCGTTTCATGTGAAGATCCCCGTCGGTCTCAGCGGAGGATATCGGGATCGGTCAGGAACTGGCGTATCCCGATCGTAATAAATCCGTTGTCGTCAGGGCGTGGACGGCGATTTTCCTGAACGACGATGAATTTTCGGAATGAATCAGGAATTTTCCGCAGCGACGCACACCGGTCACGACCTTGATCAGTCCGTTCTTTTTCCGCCGGATCAGTTTCTTCAGGTACGCGTCGCGTCTGATTTCCATGACTTCGCTCTTATTGAGAATGATTTCGGTTCCCCAAGCGTATTCTCAATAAGTTTACCCCGGTTCTTTTTCTGGCCTGCGGCGCGCCGTCTCCGGACGAAAACAGGGGTTCTATTAAGGATCAGGTCGCCTCACAGCCTTAATTCTCAGCAGCCTCAGGAGTGGGTCATGGGAAGCAGAAGAAGATTTCCTGGATCGCTTTTTCTTCGGCAGGCAGCGGAATTGTCTGCTGTCCGGCGGCGAAAACGACCAGCTGCGGCCGGAAGGCGGCGACGCGTTCCAGCTTCCCCGCGTCTCTACGCAGGTCTTTCGCGCGGTCCAATTCGATCCCTCCTTCCCATTCCGAAGCAAGCTCGATCTCCATCATCGCCGCAGCCGTCTCAGCTTCCGTTCGCAGCTCGTTCGGGAACGCCAACAGGGCGGGCTTATAATCTTCGCAGAACGCGCGCAGCGCGTCGGCGGCCGAAAACGTTTCCTTCGGTTCATAGATGAAAAGGCGATCGGCGCCGAGGCGGGTCAGCTTCGCGGCGGATTCAGGCGCGGTCGGCCCGATCAGGACGAGCTGAGCGCGGAGCCGGTATTGGCCGGCGGCAGCGCGGACGACGGTCCAGGCGGCGTGGGCAGAGGGGCCGAGCCCTCCGTCAGGGGTGAGTTCGGCGGCCAGCGCCAGATCGATCCAGTCGGTTTTCGAAAGCTTTGGAGCCGGTATCGGGTTTGTCATGCGTTTCCTTTCCGTAAAGAGGGAGCGATCGCGAATCGTCAGAGCGACCGCTGACGGCGCACCTCGTACATCAGGATCGCCGCGGCAATCGCGGCGTTCATCGATTCGATCCGTCCGGTCATCGGAATCAGGATTCTCCGCCGGGCAAGCGCCGCGGCGTCCGGGCCGATTCCCTGCGCCTCGGAGCCGAGGATCAGCGCGGTCGCTTTCGTATAGTCTGAAAGCCAGAAATTTTCACTGTCTTCGACCGCCGCGGCGCAGATTACGATTTCGGGACGGCTGCTGAAAAAGGTTCGAATCTCGTCCCAGTTCAGTTCGTAAATCGGAATCGAAAAATGCGCCCCCATCGCGGAGCGGACGACTTTTGGCGCGCTCGGATCTGCGCAGCCCGGCGAGAGCAGCACGCAGTCAACCCCGGCCGCCGCCGCGGTCCGCAGGATTGTCCCCAGATTCCCGGGATCATGGATCTCGTCAAGGATCAGGATAAACGTTGGTTCGTTCGGGATCGGGAGATCGCGTTTTTGCGCGATCGCGATGAGCGGCTGCGCGTTTCGCGTATCGGAAATCGCGTCGATCAGCGTCGGCGCGGTTTCGATCGTTTCGATTCCGACGGCGCGCGCGTCGTCAAGGAGCGTACGGACGCGCGCGGGCGCCGGTTCGGCGTAAAAGATCGTTTCGAGAAGCGCGTTCTGACGAAGGGCTTCTTCGACGAGGCGGACGCCTTCAATCATGAATTTTCCTTCTTCGTCGCGCGCTTTTTTCTGTGCTCTCAGCCGGCGGACGCGCTGGATTTTCGGATTTTGGATCGAGGTCAGGATCGTGGTCATGCGGTTTTCCTTCTTATGGGCGCGATGGGTAAAGAGTCGCCCACTTAAAGAATTGTACCTGCTCTATGAACAGAAGCGTGTCTTTTTATTTCCGTTGTCCCAGATCTATCAGTGTTGATGCTGGGCGCTTCTCGTACCCCCCGTGTTCAGGGCTTTAGGCAGCAAATCGGCACAATCCAAACGCCGTCTTCTCTCCTGTAAGCGAAAGGGGCTTTCGCGCAGAGCACCATCAGGAAGGACGGTTCTTTCATTCGATCCGTATTGATTTTGGATGCGAGTTTTTTGAGATTGTCTGCGCCTCCGTTGATCAGCGTGTCGCCGCCTAATTTGATTTCAATTAAGGCATACGAGCCGTTCCGCAGATGAAGGACAGCGTCGCACTCCAGATCGTTTTTATCTCGGTAATGATAAATTGAGCCGTCTAAGGGTTCCGCGTAAATTCTCAGGTCCCGGATACAGAGATTTTCAAAAAATAATCCCATTGTATTCAAATCGTTTAATAAATCCTGCGGCCCGATTCCTGACGCTGCCGCCGCGATCGAGGGGTCGGTAAAGTATCGTGTGTCGGTTGTTCGAATGGCCGTTTTGGATCGCAGGTTTGGGTTCCAGGCAGGTGTGTCTTCGATAACGAATATCTTTTTCAGCGCGTCAATATAAGAATACAGAGTTGCGCTGTCGAAAGTATCCATCTGATTCGCTAACATGTCCTGTCGAATCGTTTCGAGCGAGGCTTGTGTTGAAATATTCCTGGCATAGGATTTGAATAGCCGTCTTGCTTTCTCTTTATCTTTTCGAATGTTGTCGGCTCTGCTGATGTCGTTCGATAGAATCGACTCGAAATAGTCGATCGCTTGAAACAGGGCGCTTTTCTCTGGCAGTCCGATCGATTTTGGCCAGCCGCCTCTGCAGATTGAAAAAGCGATTTCTTCTAAGGTGTGATGATCTGTTGCGGAGATGATCTTTCCGTCGAAGAGGTCACGCAGCGAGACGGATCCTGTGGATTCTCCGGATTCGAACAGGCTCATGGGCCGCATGTGCAATCTTGAGATTCTTCCGGTTCCGGTATGCGTGGATGGATTTAATTCCGCCGGGATGGCGGACCCGGTTAAAATGAATTGCCCGAATTCATCTCTTTGGTCGACCTCGTACCTGACGGCGTTCCAGAGATTCGGCGCTAATTGCCATTCGTCGATGAGCCGCGGGACTTCGCCTTGCAATAGCAGCGTTGGATTCAACTCTGCCATTTCCCGGTATTGTCTGGCTAAATCCGGCTGATCCATCGCTAAAACGCTTTTTGAGATCTGTTTTGCCGTTGTCGTCTTTCCGCACCATTTTGGGCCTTCGATCAGAACCGCGCTCTTGAAGCTCAGGCGTTCCTCAAGGATTTTATCCATTATTCTCGGTATGTAATTTTTTGGCATGATGCCCGCCTTTCTCTGATACGCTGAATTATAGTGGAATTCCAGTGTTTGGCGCTTTTTTATTCCAGTAAATGGCTGGTTTTCGTTCCAGTATTTGGCGGCTTTTTATTCCAGTGTTTGGCCGGGCTGAAATACGGTTGCGCGGATCGCCCCCGCCGCATGAATCCGGACAACCTTATGAGGATCTTCGTTCGCAAGCCGTTCGAGCCTTGGAAGATACGGCTTGACGTAGTTCGGCTTCCTTTTTCCGATGACCCGGAAAATTTCCGGCGCTTCGATCCGAACCCTGTCGGAAGCGTCCTCAAGCAAAGCGAGGAAAATCCCCATTTTATTTTCGAATCGGTGAGGAGCGTTGGTCGCAATATTTTCGCAGGCCCAGATAAAGTTCATTCTGACAGTCGGGACCGGGTCCCGCGCTAAAGCGAACAGGCCGTTCAAATAAGGCTCTACGAGTTTATCGTCCGCGCGTCCGATCCGTCCTAAGGCTCCCGCGGCCCGTTCCCGAATTTTCGGGTTCTCGTTTTTTAAATAGTTCGCTAAAATGCTGATATATGGCTCCGCTTTTTTCGGATATTTCAGCCCCATTTCTCCGATGAGCCAGATGGATTTTTCTTTGATCCTGTCCGAGGAATCGGTCAGCCGTTCTCCGACAAAGAGAATCGCTTCATTCCAATGATTTTTATCCTTGGTCAATGCAGTTAACCGGTTATAAGTTTCGTCCGCTGCGATATTTTTTGAGTTCATTCGACTTACTCCGTTTTCCGTGCGTCCATTGCAAGCTTCTGGCAATTCGTAAGCGTTGAAGGCTTTTCGGCGATCCGCCTTGAAAGGATCGTGGCCGCCGCATGAATAACTTCCCCGGGATCGTTGAATCGACGATACGATCATGTTGCAGTAGTCCTGAATTATACGGCTGTTCCGAAGCGACGGTGCATGGGCCGTCGGGAAGCGCACGGACGCGCTGGATTTTCGAATTTTGGATCGAAGTCAGGCCCGTGGTCATGCGGTTTTTCTGATTTAGCCGCCGTCAGGATCTCCGGCGGTGCGGCTTGCGCGATATAATTCTTAAAAATGTGGCGACACACAGAAAAAGGAGCCTCAATGATCATCAGGCGCGATCTCTATCTGGAAAAATTGATCGAAAGGAAAGGCAACGGTCTGATTAAAATCGTAACCGGGATCAGGCGCTGCGGAAAGTCGTTCCTTTTGAATAATTTATTTATTGAGCATCTTCGAACCGAGCGGGTTGACGACGCGCATATCATTCGCCTTTCGCTCGAAGGCGTTGCGAATCGGAGATACCGCGATCCGGAGTTCAGCTACGCTTACGTGACGGAACGGATAAAAGATTCTCAAACGCACTATATTATTATCGACGAAGTTCAGCTGATGACCGATTTTGTCGAGGTGCTGAACGGTTTTTTGCAGCTTCAGAATGTCGACGTCTACGTAACCGGAAGTAATTCCAGATTTTTATCTTCGGATATCGTCACTGAATTCAGGGGGCGGGGCGACGTCGTTCGGCTGCATCCGCTCCGTTTCGCTGAATTCGCAACGGCGTACGCGGATCGGCAGGAGGCATGGGACGATTATTTTATCTATGGCGGACTCCCGCAGGTTCTGACTTACCGTTCGAAAGAGAGTAAGGAAGCCTATCTCGTCGACTTATTCGATACGGTTTACAAGCGGGACATGATCGATCGGAATCGATTAAGAGGCGCGGAGAATCTTGATGAATTGTTGGACGTTCTTGCGTCTGGGGTCGGGTCGTTGACCAATCCGTCGAAGCTTGAGAAAACGTTTCGGTCGGTGAAGAATTCAGCTTTTTCGAGGAGCGCGATCGATCGTTATATTTCCTGCCTGGAGGACGCGTTTATCGTTTCGAAAGCGCTGCGGTATGACGTAAAAGGAAAGCGTTATATCGAAACGCCATATAAAGTTTATTTTGAAGACGTTGGATTACGGAACGCCCGGCTGAATTTCCGTCAGGTTGAAGAAAACCGCCTGATGGAGAATATTATTTTTAATGAATTGCGATGCCGTGGGTTCAGCGTTGACGTCGGGTTGGTCGAATCTTATTCAAAGAATGTCGATGGGCTGACGGTTCGGAAAACGCATGAGATCGATTTTGTCGTGAATCGGGGGAGCGAGCGGTACTATATCCAATCCGCTTACGAGATTCCGGATTCTGAAAAAATGGCGCAGGAAAAAGCGTCATTGAACCGGATCGGCGATTCTTTTAAGAAGATCATCGTCGTCCGCGATTACATGAAGCCGAGGATCGATGAGACCGGAATCGTCAGGGTCGGGTTGATTAATTTTTTACTGGACAATCGGATTCTGAGTTGACTGCGAAAAATGTGGAATCAGACGGGAAACAGTGAATTTCCGATTCATCGGTTAACGCGCTGGCCCTTTGTGTATCAGACGTAGATGGAGGCAGCAAATGCCGCAGATGAACAAAGGCGGAAAATTTATTTTCGGGATTTCCCTGATCCATTCTGACGGGGCGGTTTTACTGCCGGCGCAGGCGGTTGAAGAATACGCGATCGCTAAAGAGGGCAGGGTTATTCTTCTTTCAGGCAGCAAAAGCACAGGCGGTTTTTGCGTGACACGGAAAGGATTGCTTGAAAAGTCGCGTCTGAGCCATATTCTCAGCGAAAACCCTGCGCTAAGCAACTATGAAATCAATGAAGGGGAGTTTATTAAGTATAAAGGCCGTTTTTATTGCTGGAAGAGGATCGACACGAGCGGAAGACTTCAATTGGATGACAAATTATATTGCAAATTCGCAGTCAGATTCGTCCCTTGTCGCTCCGGGATTCTGCGGCAGATAGTTTCTTTTGTATCTCAGTTCGTTATACAAATGGTATAATGACAGCAGAAAGAGAGGTGCAGTATGGCGACAAAAAGCGCAAACGTCATCGCCCGGGTTGAACCGGAGATCAAGGAACGTGCGGAGGCGATTTTCAGTCAGATCGGGATCCCCGCTTCAACGGCGATCAACATGTTTTACCGGCAGGTCATTCTTCAGCGTGGGCTCCCATTCCGTCCGGGCGTATCGGTCCAACGGCCGCTTTCTCGTGATGAAATGAGCGATGAGGAGTTCAACGCCCGGATGGAGGAGGGTTACCGTCAGACAATGACAGATCAGGCTGAGCCGGCGGATGAATATTTTGATCGACTCATTCAGCGAATCAACGTTGCGATTCATGAATGAATATACCGTTAAGGTTACGAAGCGCGCGGCCAGAGCGATGGATCAGATCGCTGATTATATTACTTATAATTTAATGAATCCTGAGGCTGCAATCGTTTTAGCAAATGAGTTTTGTCATGAAATACGAAATCTTCGTACTATGCCGTCTCGTTTTGAAAGTGGCGATGAAGAAAAGTGGGGAAAAAAAGGGTTTCGTCGATTGATCGTGAAGAACTATTTTATCTATTTCGTAATAAAAGAAGAGGGCAAAACAGTATATGTGATTGATGTTATCTACATGAGAAGGAATCAATCTGCGCTGCCTGAATCGGCGATTACGGAGTAAGCACGACTTCCGATTCCTCCGGTTCCGCGCGAACGGAACCGGCTTTTATGATAAAATGCAGAGGATAAGATAACGTTGGATCACGGGTCTCAGATCCGTAATTTCTGAATCAGAAAGAGATTCCCTGCATGACGAATCCGGAAATTTCGGTCATTATTCCTTTTCTCAATGAAGCTGAAAATATTCCAGAGCTGGTCGCGGCGATCGAGGCGTTCGCGCCGACGCTCCCGGTTCCGATCGAGGTTGTCTTCGTCGACGATGGGTCGACGGACGGATCGGGCGAGCTCCTGAGCTCGATTTCATTTCGGAATTTCAGCGCGCAGCTGGTCAGGCTGTCGCGGAATTTCGGGTCGCATCCGGCCGTTCGCGCCGGATTCAGCGTGGCGAAGGCGCCGAATTGCGTCTGGCTTGGCGCGGATTTACAGGAACCGCTCGAAATTATCCGCCTCGGTTACGAAAAAATTCGCGAGGGCTTCGACCTCGTCTGCGTTCAAAAGCGTTCGGTCCGGGTTTCGGCGTCTGAAGAAACGTTCTCGCGGCTGTATTCGAAGCTGATCCGACGGTACGCGATCGCGGGTTATCCGGAGAAGGGCGTCAATACGATCTTTGTCGGGCGAAAGGTCAGGGAACAGCTCCTGCTGAACCCGGAATCGAATTCGAGCGTCGTGCTGCAGTGCCTCAGCATGGGGTACCGGCAGGCGGTTCTCAACGTCGATTATCTGGAACGGAAGCGCGGCGTTTCGAAATGGTCGTTTGGAAAGAAGTTGAAGCTGATGATCGATTCGTTCGTCGCGTTTTCGTACTTTCCGATTCGGATGGTTTCGGTTCTGGGCTTCCTTTTCGCGCTGATCGGCGGGTTGATCGCGCTGTACGTCGTTATCGTTAAAATCAGCGGCATCGCCGAGGTCACGCTCGGCTGGACGTCGCTGCTGTCGATCCTGATGATCGGGTTCGGGCTGACGAATATTTCGCTCGGGATTATCGCCGAGTATCTCTGGCGAACGCTCGACGCTTCGCGGAAACGGCCGCCATATTTGATAGATTCTATAGAAGATTTATGTCGTGAAGAGGGAAAATGCTGAAAATAGCGCATGTTGGGTATGGCTACTGGGGGACGAACGTTGTCCGCAACCTGGCGGCGTCGGGGAAAACGGAGCTTTGCGCGATTGTCGACGCGCGGCCGGAGCGGGTCGAAGCGGCGCGGAAGGCGTATCCGTCGGTTCCTCGGATCGGAACGGACGCGCGCGCGGTTTTAGACGATCCGGCGGTCGAGGCGGTTTCGCTCGCGATTCAGACGGAACCGTCGTTCGAGATGGCGAAAGCGATCCTGAACGCGGGAAAACATCTTTTTATCGAGAAGCCGATTGCGGAAAACGCCGAAAAAGCGGAGATTCTCGCCGAATTGGCGCTGAAAACCGGACGCGTCCTGCATATCGATCATTTGATGCTCTTTCATCCGATTATTCGCCGGATTAAGGACCTTTACGATTCGGGCGAGTTGGGGAAGCTGATTTATGTCGACGTTTCACGGATGAACCTGGGGCCGATCCGGAAGGACGTGAACGCGATGCTCGATCTGGCGGTTCATGACCTGGCAGTGATCGATTTCATTTCCGGCGGCGAAATCCCGTATCATGTCGAAGCGATCGGCGAGACGCATTATGGAAAGCAGGAGACGCTGACCTATCTGACGTTGAAATATCCGACGTTCCTGGCGCATGTGAAATCGAGCTGGATTTCGCCGATCAAGGAGCGGCGGACGATTTTTGGATGCGAAAAGAAGATGGTCATATTTGACGACATGAAAACGGTCGATAAGCTGACGATTTACGATCAGGGGATCGTCGAGACCGGCGAGGAATACGGCGCGTACGAGTACAAAGCGCGGACCGGCGATATCACGATCCCTTACGTCGCGCAGCAGGACGCGCTCCGCAACAGTATCGAGCATTTTGCCGAGTGCGTCGGGGCGGGGCGCGAATCGATCGCGAACGCGGCGCAGGGCGTCAAAATCGCGAGGATTTTAGACGAAGCGCGGCGGAAGCTGGACGCGACGCGGGCGTCATAGAGAGGATAGATCATGCGGCAGATTCCGATCATGAAACCATATTTTACCGAGCGCGAGGCCGCGCTCGTCGCTGAAACGCTGGAAAGCGGCTGGGTCGCGCAGGGGCCGCGCGTCGCGGCGTTTGAAAAACAGGTCGCGGCTCATGAAGGCGTGGCTTATGGGATTGCGGCGACGAGCTGTACGACCGCGCTGCATCTTTTGATGGTCGCGATGGGGTTTGGGGCGGGCGACGACGTTCTCGTTCCGTCGTTTACCTTCGTCGCGACGCCGAATTCAGTTGCGTATACCGGCGCGGCAGTCGTTCTCGTCGACGTCGATCCGGCGACGTTTAATCTTTCGGTCCCATGGCTCGAATCGTTCCTGGACGCGAATTATCGGGAAGCGGACGACGGGTTCCGGAACCGGAGGAGCGGGAACCGTTTAGCGGGAATCGTTCCGGTTAACCTGTTCGGCCTCTGCGCCGATATTCCGGCGGTGAACCGGATCGCGGCGCGGTACGGGATGAAGGTCGTTGAGGACAGCGCCTGCGCGTTGGGCGCGATGATTTCGGGAACGCACGAGGGCGGGTTCGGGAACCCGTCGGCGCTGAGTTTTCATCCGCGCAAGTCGATTACCACCGGCGAAGGCGGAATGATCCTGACCGATTCGGAAGAGCTCGCCGGAAAGCTTCGCCGCCTCCGCTCGCACGCGGCTTCTCTTTCGGAGACGCAGCGGCATCTCGCGAAGGGGTATCTCCTTCCGGAGTTCAACGAGCTTGGTTATAACTATCGAATGACCGACCTGCAGGCGGCGGTCGGAATCGCGCAGATGGAAAAGATCGATTTGATTACGGAAGCGCGGCGGCGGATCGCGGCCCGGTACGACCGGCTGATCCCGGGGAGCGTTCCATGGCTGATTCCGCCGTTCGTCCCGGATGGGTATACGCACGTGTACCAGACGTATTGCTGCCGCGTGAATCTGGCGGCTTTGGAGATGAAGACAGTCGAGGCGGGGAACGCGTTCCGGAACCGCGTTATGGAATTTCTTGAGACGAACGGTATCGCGACGCGTCAGGGGACGCACGCGACGCATACGCTGGGCGTGTACCGCGACCGCCGCGGCGCCGGCGCGCCGGATCTTCCCGGGGCGTATGAATGCGACCGGCTGTCGATCGCGCTGCCGCTGTATGTCGAGCTGACGGAGGCGGATCAGGACTTCGTGATTGAGGAACTGATCCGGGCGGGGAAGGAGGCGTTATAGAATGGCGAGCGTTGCTGGGAAAAATATCCTGATTACCGGAGGCGCGGGGTTTATCGGGTCGCATTTAGCGGACGCGCTTCTCGAACGTGGGGCGGGGAAGGTCGTCATCGTTGATAATTACTTCCTTGGAAAGACGGAGAACAACGCGCAGGCGCAGGCGAATTACGCGAATTTCAAGGCGTATCGCGACGACGCGCGCGATTTGGGGACGATGCGCGCCGTGATCGATACGGAGGGAATCGATGTCGTTTTCAATCTGGCGACGATCGCGCTGAATTATTCGTTTTTTAATCCATATACGGCGTATCAGGTCAACGTCGATATCGCTGAAACGCTGCTCAGGCTGCTGAGGGATGGGGCGTATCGGACGCTGATTCATTCGTCGTCGTCGGAGGCGTACGGGACGGCGCGGTATTCGCCGATGGACGAGGCGCATCCGCTCGATCCGACGACGCCATACGCGGCTGGGAAGGCGGCTGCGGACCTGATGATCCAGGCGTTCTATAAGGTATACGGTCTGGACGTCGCGATCGTCCGTCCGTTTAATAATTATGGCCCGCGTCAGAACGATCAGGCGCTGGCGGCGATTATTCCGCTGACGGCGCGGCGGATCCTGACCGGGGAGAAACCGGTTCTCGAAGGCACGGGCGAGCAGACGCGCGATTTTATTTTCGTTAAGGACACGGCGCGGGCGTTCGTCATGGCGTATGAAAGCGAGGCAACGCGCGGACGGATCATCAATTTAGGATCGGGAAAGGAAATTTCGATGAAACGGCTCGTCGAGCTGATCGCCGGGTATTTTGGCTATGACGGCGGAATCGAGTACCGTCCGGCGCGTCCGGCCGACGTTTCCCGCCTCTGTGCGTCGGCGGCGCTGGCGAAGGAGCTGATCGGGTTTGAGCCGGCGGTTGGCTTTGAGCGCGGATTGGAAGAAACGCTCGACTGGTATCGCGGGAAGTATCTTTAATCGCTTGAATCGCTTGCGGGCTGATGCCGGAAAGACGCCGCGCCTGAATAAAAGCGGGTGATTCCGGAGAAGAGCTTAGTGAAATGAAGTGGTGCGTTTTTTCGGATGTGCATGGCAACGCGGCTTACCTGGACGCGTTGACCGAAGTCTGGCGGTCGCGGGCGTACGACGGTTATTTTTTCCTCGGCGACGCGGTCGGCTATTTCCCGGCATGGCGTGAGGCGCTGCGCGGGGTTGAAGCGCTCGGGGCGGTTTGCCTGTTGGGGAATCATGACGCGATGGCGGTCGGGATCCTTCCGATCGATCCGAAGAAAGACGAGGTTTACCGCCTGAGCGAGGTCCGCGCGACGCTGAGCGAAGAGGATCGCGCGCTTTTTCTCTCCAGGAAGCCGGAACTGACAGTCGAGCTGGACGGACTGACCGTTATGATGACGCATGGAACGCCGGAGAATCCGCTCTGCGGATATGGGTACGAGGATTTGGCGGACGACGCCTGGGACCGGAAGGGGATCGATTTCCTGTTCATGGGCCAGACGCATCGGCCCTGGCTTCGCCGCGGCATGTATACGACGATCGTCAACGCCGGCTCGGCCGGCCTTCCGCGCGATATCGGGAATGCGCCGAGTTGGGCGACGCTCGATACCCGAACG includes:
- a CDS encoding ABC transporter permease — its product is MLNLIQTEFLRLRRRRTVFWMLLAAWLMPLVGVFYFGDDCRLGLDPIRFFKWASFSYTAWIVLPIVLGIFASMLMVDENRLGILYQFWIVPVHRSSFFLSKFLMVMIYALCFMLVSASASLISGLLSGCVTPDRDAVVFLFRKCLEIGSLTAFTTAPVLAAAGTQRGYLLPVCLTIVYTFFGFILLGVNPFLHPISSAMEIVFRDVPGVVLSRPSNLPDAFFCIGIWCAGSAAAARIRVKGSWI
- a CDS encoding ABC transporter permease is translated as MKTLLWAEWRKLRRSKIIWISVFAVALASATVIAQGQFVHYGETFASRPGWLLTTAQSLATFYVLPAIVALVGSYLICREDHDGTIVSLRLVPVDEKRLSAVKMVVALIFSLILYLLLFLFMLAAEAILHVQDLTAATVISFLKMYLIDGAGVFFAISPIIVTVARDRKKYWLALLVAEVYSFVAVFAGLAGLNDVVPITAVLNLSGAFGESGTVSLIRSGLVLLCCGGLALYMLMRIDSCGRRAK
- a CDS encoding AAA family ATPase, which translates into the protein MPKNYIPRIMDKILEERLSFKSAVLIEGPKWCGKTTTAKQISKSVLAMDQPDLARQYREMAELNPTLLLQGEVPRLIDEWQLAPNLWNAVRYEVDQRDEFGQFILTGSAIPAELNPSTHTGTGRISRLHMRPMSLFESGESTGSVSLRDLFDGKIISATDHHTLEEIAFSICRGGWPKSIGLPEKSALFQAIDYFESILSNDISRADNIRKDKEKARRLFKSYARNISTQASLETIRQDMLANQMDTFDSATLYSYIDALKKIFVIEDTPAWNPNLRSKTAIRTTDTRYFTDPSIAAAASGIGPQDLLNDLNTMGLFFENLCIRDLRIYAEPLDGSIYHYRDKNDLECDAVLHLRNGSYALIEIKLGGDTLINGGADNLKKLASKINTDRMKEPSFLMVLCAKAPFAYRREDGVWIVPICCLKP
- a CDS encoding AAA family ATPase, which codes for MIIRRDLYLEKLIERKGNGLIKIVTGIRRCGKSFLLNNLFIEHLRTERVDDAHIIRLSLEGVANRRYRDPEFSYAYVTERIKDSQTHYIIIDEVQLMTDFVEVLNGFLQLQNVDVYVTGSNSRFLSSDIVTEFRGRGDVVRLHPLRFAEFATAYADRQEAWDDYFIYGGLPQVLTYRSKESKEAYLVDLFDTVYKRDMIDRNRLRGAENLDELLDVLASGVGSLTNPSKLEKTFRSVKNSAFSRSAIDRYISCLEDAFIVSKALRYDVKGKRYIETPYKVYFEDVGLRNARLNFRQVEENRLMENIIFNELRCRGFSVDVGLVESYSKNVDGLTVRKTHEIDFVVNRGSERYYIQSAYEIPDSEKMAQEKASLNRIGDSFKKIIVVRDYMKPRIDETGIVRVGLINFLLDNRILS